The DNA region GAACAAACAGCTGGTTGTCGGCTGCTTCATTCCAGGAAACCACAAAAGTATTGAACGAAGCAGCAGTAGCAGGAAAAGTTGACCTGATGTTCGGACTTAAGGAAAATGTCATTGTCGGGCATAAAATACCTGCAGGAACCGGTTTGCGTGAATTTGAAAATCTGGTGGTAGGTTCAATGGAAGAATATCAGGAATTGTTAGGAGAAGAATAATAGAAGAATATGGATGATCAAAAAAAACATGGAAATGAAATTAATGTAGAGCTTCCTGAGGAAATTGCAGATGGGATTTATTCCAATCTGGCTATCATTACACATTCACATTCAGAATTTATCATTGATTTCATTAAGATTATGCCGGGAGTGAATCGTGCGAAAGTGAAATCAAGGATAATATTGACTCCTCAGCATGCGAAAAGACTACTTCGTGCATTGCAGGACAATATCCAGAAATTCGAAAATCAGTTTGGCCAAATCCGTACTGATGACGGATATGAAGGTATTCCTTTGAATTTTGGCGGACCTACTCCTCAGGCCTGATGAAAAAAATATTTTTTTATAGTTAATTAATTTTGAAAAGAGTTTATACCTTTGCAGTCCAAAAAAATTGAAATAATTTTATTGTATGCCAACGATACAGCAATTAGTTAGAAAAGGGCGGGCGGAAGTTATTAAGAAAAGTAAGTCCCCTGCGCTCGATTCTTGTCCTCAGAAAAGAGGAGTATGTACCAGAGTATATACAACGACTCCCAAAAAGCCGAATTCTGCCATGCGAAAAGTTGCAAGAGTCAGATTATCAAATGGTAAGGAAGTTAACGTGTATATTCCGGGTGAAGGACATAACCTTCAGGAACACTCCATTGTTTTAATCAGGGGAGGTAGGGTGAAAGACTTGCCTGGTGTGAGGTATCATATTATCAGGGGAGCTCTCGATACCCTCGGTGTTGACGGTCGTAAACAGGGAAGATCAAAATATGGTGCAAAACGTCCAAAACAAAAAAAATAGCAGATCATGAGAAAAAGCAGACCAAAAAGGCGTGAAATTAAACCTGATCCAAAATATGGTGATGTTGTTTTACAGAAATTTGTCAATGCGCTGATGTGGGACGGAAAAAAGAGCGTTGCATACAACGTGGTTTATGGAGCTTTGGACATCATCAAAAATAAAAACAAAGAAAAACCGGAACTTGAAGTTTTTAAAACAGCATTATATAATGTCATGCCCGTTGTGGAAGTTAAAAGTAGAAGAATTGGTGGTGCCACTTTTCAGATTCCAACCGAAATCAATGAAAGCAGGCGCATGTCGCTGGGCATGAGATGGCTATACGGCTTCGCCCGTAAAAGAAGCGGACGCTCTATGGCTGAAAAACTTGCTTCCGAAATTCTTTCTGCCTACAACAATGAAGGTTCAGCAGTAAAGAAGAAAGAAGATACACATAAAATGGCTGAGGCCAATAAAGCATTTTCGCATTTTAAAGTTTAATACTCGTGGTTGTAATGGTTAAAACGGATTTGAGCAAACAACGGAATATTGGGATTATGGCTCATATTGATGCCGGAAAAACCACTACGACCGAACGTATTTTATATTACACAGGTATTAATTACAAAATCGGGGAAGTTCATGAGGGTGCTGCTACCATGGACTGGATGGTTCAGGAGCAGGAAAGAGGTATTACTATCACCGCTGCTACTACCCGTGTTTTTTGGAATTTTAATAATACCGAATATACCATTAATATTATAGATACTCCCGGACATGTTGACTTCACCGTTGAAGTTGAGCGTTCGCTGCGTGTGCTCGATGGTGCCATTGCTCTGTTCTGTGCTGTCGGAGGGGTGGAACCTCAATCGGAAACCGTCTGGAAACAGGCAAATAAATATCATGTCCCAAGGATTGCATTTATCAATAAACTCGATCGCCCGGGCGCTGACTATTTTGGCGTAATCGAACAGCTTAAAACCAAA from Sphingobacteriales bacterium includes:
- a CDS encoding DUF3467 domain-containing protein, producing the protein MDDQKKHGNEINVELPEEIADGIYSNLAIITHSHSEFIIDFIKIMPGVNRAKVKSRIILTPQHAKRLLRALQDNIQKFENQFGQIRTDDGYEGIPLNFGGPTPQA
- a CDS encoding 30S ribosomal protein S12, which gives rise to MPTIQQLVRKGRAEVIKKSKSPALDSCPQKRGVCTRVYTTTPKKPNSAMRKVARVRLSNGKEVNVYIPGEGHNLQEHSIVLIRGGRVKDLPGVRYHIIRGALDTLGVDGRKQGRSKYGAKRPKQKK
- the rpsG gene encoding 30S ribosomal protein S7, coding for MRKSRPKRREIKPDPKYGDVVLQKFVNALMWDGKKSVAYNVVYGALDIIKNKNKEKPELEVFKTALYNVMPVVEVKSRRIGGATFQIPTEINESRRMSLGMRWLYGFARKRSGRSMAEKLASEILSAYNNEGSAVKKKEDTHKMAEANKAFSHFKV